From the genome of Flammeovirgaceae bacterium:
CATGGAAAGGGAACTGGAAGCCTTGAAAAAGGAAGGCACCGATTTTCTTGCCACCAATAAAACCAAAGAAGGGGTCAAGACGACCGCCAGCGGGCTGCAATACAAGGTGCTGGCATCCGGCACGGGCAAAATGCCCACCGCGGACAGCAACGTGACCGTTGACTACACGGGAAAACTGGTTGACGGGACTGTTTTTGACAGTTCCGTGGAGAGGGGAAAGCCTGCCACCTTTGGCGTAAGCCAGGTGATTGCTGGGTGGACAGAAGCCCTGCAGCTCATGCACGAAGGGGACAAATGGGAGATTTACATTCCCTACGAACTGGGTTATGGCGAGCGTGGTGCAGGGGCACAAATACCTCCTTTTGCCACCCTGATATTTGAAGTGGAACTGCTCTCGGTCAACTAGGTCAGTACTTTACTTTAATGCGGGTGCCTGGCAGGGGCATGATAAAATAATCCCTGGGCTTTCCCAACAAGTCAATCCTTTGGCGTACTTTTTTGGGCCGGGTGCCCCGAACCAGGCGTTGGTCATGGAATGACTTTGGGGAACGAAAGAAATCCTCCCAATGGACCAACATTAATTTTTCAGGCTGGATAAATTCCACCAGTTTGTTGGGATAACCGTCAACGTTGGGCGCAGAGGCATAACAGACGATGGCAAGGTCTACCCGTTTCTTTTTCAATTCTTCGGCAGGCGGAAAACCATAGGGGTATTGACTGGCAGTGGTTTGCAAGAACACACGAAGCGTATCAGCCCCCAGAAAGTCAATCAGGAACGAATAGGTCTCACCGGCCGGCCATTTAAAAGCTTTGGTTTTGCTGTTGGAGTAAAGCAGGTGTTCGTCAAAATACTGTTCGTCCAGAGGCTTGTCCATAAACAATTTCCTTTTGGTGTGCGGTGCGTGGTTGGACAAAACAGGAAGGGCACGGATATTTGACGTTAAGGAAATCCACTGGTAACTTTGGTCATTGGATGTAGGGTCATATACTTGCCCTTTTGACACGGCCACCAGCCCTACCCCTTCCTTTTCAAAATTATGCATGATCCTGGGTAGATAGGAATTTCCATATACCGTTTCAAGGTTTGTAAAATAATGGCCTTCCAATAGCAAGGGAAGGTCCATGGCATGGTCATAATGGGTATGGGAAACCAAAGCTGCCCGGACCTCGGACGGGGACATGAAATACTCAAAATTGGTTTTCCATGTATTGTAAAGGGAGCGGCTGCTTTTTATTTTCCCCAGCAACCTGAGGACTTTCTGGTTGGAGAAAAATGGGTCTGTAAGGATGGCTTCCCCATTATGCCCCAGCACCAGGTTGCCCGCCCCCAGGTATACTATGTCAAGTTCATTTTTGGCGCCAGGGCGAACGGTGAGCGTGGCCTCGCTTTTCCGGGGGGTTATTTCAGGGTAGAATTTTGAAAGGGAGTGGGTACATGCCCCCAACGTGGCCAATGCAATAAAGGAAAAATATTTCAGCATTGGATAAAGGTAAAAAAATAGGCGCGCAACCCAATCCGTTCCACCCTCTGTTGGGATGATAATTTCTTAATTTCGCACCTTATCCCCATACACTGTGCCGTTCGATCCGTTTAGTGTCCACTTGCCCATTACCGGGGCGATCCCTGAAGTGAGGGAAAACTTAAACAAAGGAAATACCCTCATTGTCAATGCCCCTCCCGGGGCGGGAAAAAGCACGTTGCTTCCCCTTGCCTTGATGCATGAACCCTGGCTACTGGGCAAAAAAATACTCATGCTTGAGCCCCGAAGGCTGGCGGCACGGTCAATTGCCACAAGGATGGCCTCCCTGCTTGGGGAAGAAGTGGGGGAAAGCGTTGGCTACCGCATCCGCTTTGAAAACAAAACCAGTGCGCGCACAACGGTTGAAGTGCTTACCGAAGGCATCCTCACCCGGATGCTGCATGGCGACAATTCCCTGGAAGGCACAGGCCTGGTTATTTTTGACGAATTCCATGAACGCAGCATCCATGCCGATGTGGCCTTGGCCCTTTGCCGGGAAGCACAACAGGTATTGCGCCCTGACCTCCGCATCATGGTCATGTCCGCCACCCTGGACATGCCCCAGCTCACCGAACTGCTAAAGGCCCCAGCGGTGGTAAGCCAGGGGAGGCAATACCCGGTGGAAATCCACTACGGGAATGGCGTGGACATGTACTTGATCCCCGAGTTGATGGCACGCACTATTGTGAAGGCCAGCAAGGCCCATGAAGGGGACATCCTGGCATTTTTTCCCGGGGAAGGGGAAATAAGGAAATGCGAGGGCCTTCTGAAAAATGAATTGAGGGGTTTTGCCATTCATCCGCTGTTTGGCCAACTGCCCTTCCCTCAGCAGCAGGCCGCCATCGTGCCCAATAAGTCGGGAAAACGCAAGGTAGTGCTGGCCACCTCCATTGCCGAAACAAGCCTTACCATAGAGGGGATTTCCATAGTTGTGGATTGTGGCTACGGGCGCACGTCCAGGTTTGACCCTCATTCGGCTCTGTCAAGGTTGGAAACCGTGATGATCTCCCAGGATGCTGCCGACCAGCGGGCAGGAAGGGCGGGCAGGCTGGGGCCGGGCATTTGCTACCGGCTGTGGACCAAGGCCACCCAATTGGCGCCCCACCGTACCCCTGAAATCC
Proteins encoded in this window:
- a CDS encoding FKBP-type peptidyl-prolyl cis-trans isomerase, giving the protein MRYIIIVLGLLLASQFAMAQSKKELREEVGRLKAEIEALQVQVDTLKNPAKAQLNNEHEKASYGLGVLMASNLKKQGSDSLVVDILNEGMRDVLNNLPIQMSEEEAMEIVQPYMARAMERELEALKKEGTDFLATNKTKEGVKTTASGLQYKVLASGTGKMPTADSNVTVDYTGKLVDGTVFDSSVERGKPATFGVSQVIAGWTEALQLMHEGDKWEIYIPYELGYGERGAGAQIPPFATLIFEVELLSVN